A single region of the Pseudomonas granadensis genome encodes:
- a CDS encoding paraquat-inducible protein A, with amino-acid sequence MKRPPTAAELNLCLCHSCGLACDMRDEPHYCPRCDAPLHRRKTHSLTRTWAYMLAALAFYVPANLLPVMNTLMLGSGADSTIMSGVLEFWEAGAWDIALIIFIASIAVPGIKFVALTLLLITVQRDSAWARKERSKLYRFVELIGYWSMLDVLVVALVAALVKFQTLGDIEPRPGILFFGLVVVFTMLAAMSFDPRLIWDKDTDDSVSDAEPPAAPVTDDATPDPTGA; translated from the coding sequence ATGAAGCGTCCACCGACCGCCGCCGAGCTCAACCTGTGCCTGTGCCACAGTTGCGGCCTGGCCTGCGATATGCGCGACGAACCGCATTATTGCCCGCGCTGCGATGCGCCACTGCACCGACGCAAGACCCATTCGCTGACGCGCACCTGGGCGTACATGCTCGCCGCGCTGGCATTTTACGTGCCGGCCAATCTGCTGCCGGTGATGAACACGCTGATGCTCGGCAGCGGCGCCGACAGCACGATCATGAGCGGCGTGCTGGAGTTCTGGGAAGCCGGTGCCTGGGACATTGCCCTGATCATTTTCATCGCCAGTATTGCCGTGCCGGGGATCAAGTTCGTCGCCCTGACCTTGCTGCTGATCACCGTGCAGCGCGACAGCGCCTGGGCGCGCAAGGAGCGCTCGAAGCTGTACCGTTTCGTCGAGCTGATCGGTTATTGGTCGATGCTCGATGTGCTGGTGGTGGCGCTGGTCGCCGCGCTGGTGAAATTCCAGACGCTGGGCGACATCGAGCCACGACCGGGCATTCTGTTTTTCGGCCTGGTCGTGGTGTTTACCATGCTCGCGGCGATGAGCTTCGATCCGCGCCTGATCTGGGACAAGGACACCGACGACAGCGTCAGCGACGCTGAGCCGCCAGCAGCACCTGTAACGGATGACGCAACGCCTGATCCGACTGGCGCTTGA